A region of the Rubripirellula tenax genome:
CGCTCGCACCCGATCGCCATTTCATAAACGGTGAACTTCAATTCGTTGTTGTCTTCGCGAGACAGGATTCCCGCATGGCAAAACAGACACTCGTCACTGATTTGGCGTTGAAAGTCGACCGGATCAACAATGTCGAAACCTGGCGACATCTCATACGAATGCTTCTGGGTGTAGTAGGTCAGTGGCGCCTGGACGCAACCATCCGCTTCGTTAATCAGGTACGACTTACCGAAGGCACCGCTTCCAACGACCCAATCAATCGGCTTGCTGTCGACAAGTAGTTCCTCGTTACCGATCGACAGGACGATGTCGTGGATCAGTTGGTTTCCTTGACGAGTCACCCGATGTGAACGTGAACTTCGATCGTGACGGTAACTGACATCGACCACTTCTTCGTCGAGATCCGGGAATCGCAACGAACGACTGTGGTCAGTCAACCGATAGCTTTCGTAGCGATCACGGTGACATTCGACACACTGGTCCGAGCCCGCAAATCCGTCGGGCATCTGGGGATCAAAGCGGAGCGACTTGCGATTCGGTACACTCGGTTCAGGTTCTGACGTCGTAGTTTCGGGGGGTGAAGACGATGTGTCCCGTTCTCGCGAATCGGGACTGCTTGTTCGACGCGAACAGCCGATGTCCGCAACCAAACAAATTGCAAGGCAGACAAACAAGAAAATTCGCAAAGACTGATTCGACTTCATTCGCTTTACTAATTCGGATTGGGATGAACGCGATAGTCTACCTGAATTGGCTGATGCGATCATTCGGAATCGTTTGATGGCCTATCGATCACTCCACTGCCATTTCGCCCATCGCTCTTTCCATGTCGGCGTCTCGATCGATTGCTGGTTGAAGACTCTCTTGGGCGATCGCCTGAAGCCCCTTGAGTCGTTCGGCCAACGCTTGGTCAGCGATCGGTAGGCCAGCGGTGTTTTCCAGATCTTCGATCAGGCGGCGAATGGTGTCGACATCGAGGTAAAACATCGGCTCTCGTCGCGAAAGCGTTCCTTCAGCTCCGCCCCAGTACCCGGCCTGGCGGAGAATGATCTCGTCGGCTTGAACCATCATTCGATCGACGACCCAAGACGCCGGCTGTTCGTTTCGAAGTGCCTTTGATATCTCGCCGATGCTCGGTTTCGATTCCGTCCGCATCGAATACTGGGGCTGTGGATCCCATGTCCTTGGGAAGTCGCCTTCGTTGTGCTGGTCCATCATTGCGATGGCGTCGGCGATGCTGCCGTCTAGCAGTTTCGCATCGACTTGATGAGCGAGCGAAAGTGCAGGCTGGAATCGAATCGCCCCAACAATAAGAACGCCCAACACAGCGAGGGGGATTGCCCAAGACGCGGCGCTGACGTTCGGCAGTGTTCGCGCGACACGTCGTCCGCCTCCTTTGCGCCGCATCCAGACGGTCAATGCGATTGCCGCGATCACCACCGGCAGAAACGACCACCACACCCCGCCCAAGATCACGCCTTGAAAGTCAACGATCATCTGCTGGGTCGTTGTCAGTCGAATCCCACCCATGATGGACACCATCGACATGATCGAATTGATCAACGCAAAGAACGCGATCACCATGCACGGGACCAGGATCCAGAACAGAGACACGGCGAACGGAATTCGAAATTGGATCGACGTGACGCGTGCGAACAGCAAAACTCGCCAGATCGAAACGACGGACAAAGCGGTCAGGTTGTACCGAAGCGCCGTGACTTCATCGGTCATCGATTCGACCGGCACCGCGTAGATCCAAGCCAATGGCGCCGTCAACCAGTAGCCCGTCAAGAAAACGACGGCGTGCTTCCACGGCCCTACCAATCGAATCTTGCACGCGTTCAAACCCGCCCAAAACCACAAAAATAGCACAGACGAAAGCAACAGCGACGCCGCGAATGATCCGAGCAGGTCAGCCGGTTGATGCAACAGGCTGATCCCGTCGTATTCGCGGCCCAAGGCGGCGGTGCAAACGAGGAAACCGGTAAAGAGCCATCCTCGCCGCGCATGAATCACGCGATGAATGCTTGTTCGGACACCCACCAATGCCAAAAAGACATCCCACCACTTTGCATTGTTCGATCCCGCACGCGTTTCGGAAACTTTTGTCATGTTAGCTTTCGTACAAACGAGCGAACGGATTGGATGATCTTACTCCGACGCGCGTGCATGGCTGGACGAAAGACCTGGCTGATCACGTCGGCAAACGCCGATCGCAACTCGTCGGCGGTCATCAGGTCGGGATGGTACACGACATCGAACAACGTGTAACGAGAAAAGTCGCCCTCGAGCAGACGACCGCTTTGACGAAGCGATCGGTACATCGAAGTACCTGGAAACGGAGTTTGCAGAGTCAATTGAACTTCGCCGAAGGGAGCTGTTTCCAAAAAGTCGCCCAGACGTTCGATCGACTGACGTGTTTCGCCATCGGCGCCGACGATGAAGCACGCGTTGACGACAATGCCGGCTTCTTGGATCGCAAGGGCGGCGTCCACCATCCGTTGAAAACCGGCCGTTTTTCGGCCCATACCCGGGTATCGAAAGACGGTTGATTCCAAGCCGATCAAAATTTGCCGGCACCCGCTCCTGGCAATCGCCTTTAACAGTTCGGGCCGGTCGGCGATTCGCCAATCCGATTCGGTAAACCATTTCGCACGGGCACGTCGAAGCGATTCCAGCATGGGGCCGTGATCGCGATCGGATGCGAATGTGTTGTCATCCGCCAACTCGATCCACGGCCGCATATGATTCGCCGTAATAGCTTCGACCTCGAGTTCGATCTGACGATCCGACTTTGTCCTGGGCGGACCTAGCATACGACTGGCCGCACAAAAGCTGCACGCCCAAGGACAGCCTCGCATTGTTTGCATCGCATATCGCGGCGGTGTTGCATCGCCCAACAGACTCCAATCGGGAACCGGTGACTCAGTCATCGCGATGGGTTCGTCCGCCCGCACAAATTGCTTCAGCCGTCCTTCACGCCAATCGCTTAGCAACTTTGGAAAGATTCGTTCTCCGTCACCGACGGCAACCGCGTCGAAGTGATCAACGCATGTTTCGGGCGCGGCGGTGGCGTGCAGACCTCCAATCACGGTCGTCACCGATCGAGAACGAAGCCGGTTGCTAAGAAGGGCGGCTCGATTGACCGCAGGCGTCAAAGAAGAAAAAGCAACGACATCGGGATTCGTAGCCATGATCTGTTCAAGTGTCTGGTCCAGCGGCAGTCCGCCGTCATCCTGGACCAGCGAAACGTCCCAGCCATCGCCGACCGTCGCAGCAAGCGTCAACAGCCCCAGTGGCGGCAGTGAGGCAATCGCGTTGGCCCGCTTTCGCAGACCGGGGAAGCTCAATCCACGACGGAGCAGGTCGGGGTCAACCACACGCAACCCGCTCATCGAAACGAGCGTCAATCGACGGACACGATCACTACGCACTCAAATTCTCTCGACAGCAGAACGGTGGCAAAACGATTCAAAGAGCCTTTGAACGACTCAGCGTTAAAAGGCAGGATCGGATCGGTGCGTGAACGGGAAACTCTTGACGATCGCGATCACGAGGGATGAGAACCGATCGTCGTTCGCTTCAAGCGATTCCAACGCGTCATCGATGACGCAGGGATCGACTTCGCGATGGCCGCGGCCGAGTGCATAGATCAACAGGTTCTCGGCGAGCGTTTTTGCAAAGTCTTCCTTACGTGACAACAGCAAGTCCTTCAGGCCTTCGGGGCCCACAAAGACGCCCGACTTCGGCAACTCGCCCGATGCGTCAATCGGCTGTCCCGCGTCGTGGGTTCTCCAGCGACCGATCGCATCGTAATTCTCTAACGCAAAGCCGATCGGATCCATCTTCGCATGACAGGCGGCGCACTGAGGATCGGCGCGGTGCATTTCGAGCAGTTCCCGTAGCGTCAACGATTTCGTATCCGCGTCGTCGGTCACCAGGGCGGGCACATCGGGCGGAGGTGGCGGAGGCGGATCACCAAAGAACGTTCCGGCAATATAATTGCCTCGCCTGGGAACGTTTGTTCGACCCGGATCGGATTGCAACGTCAACAGAGCCGCCGATACGACCACGCCACCGCGACGTCGGTCGGGCAAGGCGACGCGATGGAAACCCGCATCGACTTGGCTAGGCAGCCCATAAAAGGACGCAAGCCGCTCGTCGACAAATGAGTAATTCGCATCGATAATTTCGGTGATCGGCCGATCTTTACGAACGATCTCGATCAAAAGCCTCTCAACTTCGCGACGCATCGACCGCCGAAGCGACACCGTTGCTTCGGGGAACAGCGTCGCGTCCACTTGGTGCGTCGACAGGCTCCGCAGTTGCAGCCACTGTGCAAAGAAACCTCGCACCAGTCCATCGGCAACGCGATTGCTCTTCAGCATTCTGCTAGCCTGACCTTGCAAAACCTCCGGTTCAAGGATCTGTCCTGATTCGGCAAGCTTGCGCAGGTCTTCGTCGGGCGGCGCTGCCCACAGGAAAAAGCTAAGCCGAGACGCGAGATCCCAGCCGTCCACCGGATACGCGGTTTCTTCGGGCTCGCCATCCGGCGGCGTTTCGATCCGCATGAAAAACCGAGGCGACATCAACACGGCGGACATCGCATTTCGCATGGCTTCGGTGTGGTCCGAAGCTTGCTCGATGGACCGCAAATAGACCTGATTGAGTCCGGCTAGGAACGCTTCGTCGGTGGGGCGGCGAAACGCGCGATCTGCAAATCGGGCAAGCAGCGTGAAGGCGGCTTTGGGCGGGGGAGTATCATCAATCCCAAAGAAATGTTCCTTGATCGTTTCGTCTGTTTCTGCGGCCAGCACAATCGCATCGGCGATCGACTCAGCGGCGACGTGGTAATGATTGACGTCGACAGGCGTCAGCCCACTTGCCGAACCGATACCGGCAAAACCAAAGCTGATAGGTTCAGGCGGAAAATCGTTGCCCGGCCGAATCGGCAGCCCCGTCAAGTCTTCGACGGCCAAGTTGTACTCGTGTCGTGTCAACCGGCGCGCGGCGGGTGTGCCGGGATCGCGCAGCGTCGTGCAATCGATTTGGCCCAGTGTAATATCCAGGAACGTGATGATCTTTTCTCGGTCGTCTGGATCGAGATGACGCGCATCTTCGGGTGGCATTTCGTTGCTGCGAAGTACGTCCGCGACGGCCTCCCATGTCTTTCGGTTGCGCAGAATCAACCGAGGATTTTCGTCCTTGCGAAGATCGACGTCGCCATGGGTTTCATCGTTGCCGTGGCATCGATAACAGTGCCGCGAAACAAGCGGTTGAATGTCGCGGTCCCACGATGGACCGGAATCACCGATGCCTTGGGCGATAGCCGATGCGGCCAAGACGACGAGTGAAGTTCCAAACGATATGGCGGCGAGCGTCCGATTCATGATCAGGTGAGCTTCGAAAATCCGTCGGTGCTGTCGCCGAACGAATCGCGGTCGATGCCGGCTGCTCGTAACATTTCTAAGTAGACGTTGCAGATCGGTGTTGGCTTGGATAACGACAAGTGCCGACCGCCCCGGAATCGGCCTCCGCCACCACCCGCAACCAAGACGGGCAAATCATCATGGTTGTGCTTGTTGCCGTCGCTAATACCGCTACCGTAAAG
Encoded here:
- a CDS encoding B12-binding domain-containing radical SAM protein, producing MRSDRVRRLTLVSMSGLRVVDPDLLRRGLSFPGLRKRANAIASLPPLGLLTLAATVGDGWDVSLVQDDGGLPLDQTLEQIMATNPDVVAFSSLTPAVNRAALLSNRLRSRSVTTVIGGLHATAAPETCVDHFDAVAVGDGERIFPKLLSDWREGRLKQFVRADEPIAMTESPVPDWSLLGDATPPRYAMQTMRGCPWACSFCAASRMLGPPRTKSDRQIELEVEAITANHMRPWIELADDNTFASDRDHGPMLESLRRARAKWFTESDWRIADRPELLKAIARSGCRQILIGLESTVFRYPGMGRKTAGFQRMVDAALAIQEAGIVVNACFIVGADGETRQSIERLGDFLETAPFGEVQLTLQTPFPGTSMYRSLRQSGRLLEGDFSRYTLFDVVYHPDLMTADELRSAFADVISQVFRPAMHARRSKIIQSVRSFVRKLT
- a CDS encoding DUF1592 domain-containing protein; this encodes MNRTLAAISFGTSLVVLAASAIAQGIGDSGPSWDRDIQPLVSRHCYRCHGNDETHGDVDLRKDENPRLILRNRKTWEAVADVLRSNEMPPEDARHLDPDDREKIITFLDITLGQIDCTTLRDPGTPAARRLTRHEYNLAVEDLTGLPIRPGNDFPPEPISFGFAGIGSASGLTPVDVNHYHVAAESIADAIVLAAETDETIKEHFFGIDDTPPPKAAFTLLARFADRAFRRPTDEAFLAGLNQVYLRSIEQASDHTEAMRNAMSAVLMSPRFFMRIETPPDGEPEETAYPVDGWDLASRLSFFLWAAPPDEDLRKLAESGQILEPEVLQGQASRMLKSNRVADGLVRGFFAQWLQLRSLSTHQVDATLFPEATVSLRRSMRREVERLLIEIVRKDRPITEIIDANYSFVDERLASFYGLPSQVDAGFHRVALPDRRRGGVVVSAALLTLQSDPGRTNVPRRGNYIAGTFFGDPPPPPPPDVPALVTDDADTKSLTLRELLEMHRADPQCAACHAKMDPIGFALENYDAIGRWRTHDAGQPIDASGELPKSGVFVGPEGLKDLLLSRKEDFAKTLAENLLIYALGRGHREVDPCVIDDALESLEANDDRFSSLVIAIVKSFPFTHRSDPAF